The Halogeometricum borinquense DSM 11551 DNA window AAACTGTCGTCCAGTGGAAACCCCAAACTGTCGTCCAGTAGAGACCCTAAACAAAAGGTACTATAGTGTTCAGATGACTGTCAGGCAGTATGGGAAACGGGCTGAGCGTCGTGAATGCTGTCGGTAGTGGTTTGCTGGTTTTTGCGGTGCTTATGCTATTTGCATCGCCGATTCTCTATCGAGGGTGGCAGAACCGGGTGAAATATCACGAGTATGCTCGTCTCCATGCAAAGTCGCCAAACGTGGCTACAGACGGCGAAATCGCACTGCTATCTGGTCGGATAAAGGACACAAAGAATCAGATTAAGTCACCAGTACAGTCAGAAGACTGTGTAATGGCGTTCTGGAAGGTTGCGACGTACTTCCGGTATGGGCTACTTGGTGTGAAGGCGCACTGGTCAGAAGAGGGAGTTGGTATCGACGCGGGAGAGATTGTACTCGCTGGGGACCACGAGGACGTGATAATTGAGGGAGCTAGTGGCAGCCAACAATTGGATTCGCGGGACAAGCTTGGGAAGATTGCTGGTTCCAAGCGGGATTCGGTTCTTGGTTCCATTTCACTCATGCTTGACGGTTCCAAATTTGAAGACAGGGTGCATCCAACAGCGGACTGGCCGCAAGAATACGAGAATCTCGGCGCGAGAGTCGGGGTTCAGAGCGATGAGCATCAGTCACAAGGGGTTCTCGGCCGGTTGCTGAGCAAGTTGCGAACGCCAGCAGGGACAGTACAGTTCCAAGAGGCAGTGATGCGGGCGGGTGAGCCACTAACAGTTGTCGGACGAGTCGTCGGTAGTCGAGATAAGCGAGTGAAATTGGAAGAAAATGACGCTGTGGACCCGATTATTACTCGATTGTCACCATCAGAGCTACGGTCGAAACATCGAAGAGCGTACGTAACACAACTGTACGCCGTTCCGCTGGTCTTGATCGCGTTTGCTTCACTAACGGGGTATGCTGTCTACCTGTAACCACGCTTGGAAGGTGGACGGACAGGGAGAGGGAAGAAGAGGGACAGACAGAAAGGGGAGAAGAGGGACAGACAGAAAGGGGAGAAGAGGGACAGACAGGAAGTAGAACGGGGGAAGAACAGCGGACGCGGTGGTGTCGGGTGGACAATCAAAGATCGCCAGGGCGCTGACAAACTAGAGCGGCGGACGTAGGCAGCGTACTTAGAACAGCGGACGTGTGGTGTCCAAGCCGAACTAGATACCATCAGACGGATTGGAAAACCGGAAATTCGAAAACGGGTGAAACACAGTTCGTATTCGAGAACTCCAACACCACTATGTCCGGAGTATCTCCAGTTAATAACGCCTCGACGTTTCGAAATCAAAGGAGTCGAGTTACAAAGTCAGGTTCCGTGGAATTCGTCGAGCGTCGTCGGTTTGTCGCCGTCGTCGAGGTACGGATCGATGCTGTCGTGGACGCCGACGAGTTCGACGGTGTCCGACATCGCCGAGAGAATGAGTTCGACATCCATGTCGAGTGCGTATTCACGGTACGTTCCACCACGGCGGCCTTCGTTCCGTTCGGTGACTGAGACGATGCCCAGCATAGCGAGTTCGCTCAGATGGTCGCGCATCCGTCGCGGAACAAGTGGGTCGCGGTTTGCGAGTTCGGCAAAACGGGTGTAGCGGGGTCGAACATCGCGCGAACGGATGGGTGTCTCGTCTTCAAGGTCCAAGGTGAGGAGAGCGTAGAGGACAAGGTGACCATGCTCGGTCAGTCCGTTGATACCCTCTTTGATTCGGCCGCGTTCGAGAGCACGACGTCCACGCCGGACGTGATCTTCTTCGATGGTCTCGGTATCTTCGTCGCGTGCAAGATCACCTGCCTTCATGAGAAGGTCGATTGACTGGCGCGCATCACCCGCGTCTTTCGCGCCGTAGGCGGCACACAGCGGGATAACTTCCTCCGAGAGGACGCCGTCGTGGAAGGCGACTTCCGCCCGCTGTTCGAGGATGGCACGGAGATTTTCGGCGTTGTAGGCGGGGAAATGAATCTCCTGTTCGCACAGTGAACTCTTGACTTTCGGGGAGAGGTCGTCGCGGAAAGAGAAGTCGTTCGAGATACCGATAAGACCGATTTTTGCGACTTCGAGATTGCCGTTGGCGCGGGCACGGGGGAGTTGATACAAGATGCTGTCATCGTTGACGTGATCGATCTCGTCAAGAACGACGAGAACGGTTCCCGCTCGGTCGTCGAGTTCCTCCCAGAGCATCTCGTAGACCGAGGCGAGAGGGTAGCCCGTCGTAGATATCTGATTCGATTCCGACCGAAGGCTGTTAACAAGACGAGTAGCAATCTGGTACGAACTCGTGAGTCCGTCGCAGTTGAGGAACGTCACCGAGAGGTCGATGTCGTCGTACTGGGCAGCGTCCTCACGGAGGTGCGAAAGGAGGTACTTCGTCGCTGCGGTTTTTCCGACTCCGGTTTTCCCGTACAGGAAAACGTTGTTTGGTTGCTCGCCGTTGATCACGGGCTGGAGTGCCGCCTGATACGTTCGGAGTTCTTCGTCTCTCCCAACGAGTTGTTCGGGCTGGTAATCCTCACGAAGGGCATCCCGGTCCCGATAGATGTCGTTGTCCCGCTCGAACAGCGCCATGAACACGTCCACTCATCGGTGGCTTATAAAACCACCGCGTCCGGAGTGTCCGCTGTTCTCGAAGTATATAAAGAATGGCGAACACACACCCCCTCCACTTTGTCCGGAGTTCTAGTGAAAAGAGGAGGTGGGGGTCGTGACGAGCAGCAGTAACCCTTAGTAAACCGACGGTTTTATTGTGTAGCCAACCAAGTTACTCCGTAGTCCTCTTTGAAAGAGATAATGAGTGAGGGAACGAACGAATATTCTCTTTCTAGTGTGTATAAACCGCTAAACCGGCAACTCTGGTGCGCGTAATCATCCGACATCTCATTCGGTCACCTATCCCCCTCACCCCTCCACAAGACGAGAACAGCGGACAAAGTGGAGGGGGTGTGTTGCGACAGTTGGAACGACACGGAGCTACGTTGAAACCGACTTAGAACCGTGCTGGACCCGGCTACGAACGTGTTTGGGACACAGAGTGCAGTAAAATCGCCTTAGCGAGGAGCGTGACAAGCTATCGACTGGATCGTTCGTCCCATTACACTGTTTTGATGACGATGCCGATTCACCGAATCCCAAGAACAGCGGACATGGTGGTGTGTTCGAGAGACGATTGACGTTCGAGCTACGACTCAAATTCGAACTCGAGATTGATCTGTATTCGAATCGCATCTGAAACTTGTCGATAACTCCGGACAAAGTGGGGTTCGAGACGACTTTTATTCTCTGACAAATAGCATTATTTTGCGAATTTAAACACGTTCTATAGGGTTATTACTCCGGACGCGATGGTTTCGCTTTGAGAAACGAAGTGACTGCTACTTGGGTGTCGAAATAAGCTCTGCCAACTCAAATAAACTGTGCTAACTCAGTATGATGGCTCGAGATGCAATCTCTGGTTCGACCAAACCGACGCTATACTGACCGAACTGACGTCACAGTTCGTCCGGGTACTCTCTCAGTTGTAGAACAGCGGACAAAGTGGAGGGGGTGTGTTCGACAGTACGTTCGAGAATAGCGGTATCAATGGGGTAACACAGCTGAGTTTTCGTCACGATCTCCAAAATGCCGCGGTCATTCTCCTGCGCACGCGAGCGAAGAAGATAATATACTGACCTAGTCTATCACCGACACAGTCTATCATTGACTCTCAACGAACACCACTCCGTCCGCTGTTCTTTGTGAGCTCTCGACCGTTGTTACCGTTCGAGAGACGGAAGTGCTTAGAGTTAAGTTTCGCGCCCGAGTGATTTAGATATGGTCAAACTCGACGACGTGGATCCTGATGAACTTCGTCGTACTCTCGCAGAGGTCGATTCCGCGAAGGAGGCGAAGCGACTCGTCGTCGCTTTAGACTATCTCGACGACGTACCGGTTTCTGTTCTCGCAGATCGGTACGGAATCCCGCGTTCAACGCTGTACTACTGGCTTGACCGATTCGAGACTGAATCCATTGAGGAGGCGATAACCGATGAGGATCGTCCGGGCCGTCCTCGGAAACTCGACGAGGAGGACCGAAACCGACTCCGCAGTCACCTCGATACGACGCCCAGAGAGTACAACTACGATGCAGACGAGTGGACTCCGGAACTCGTTAGAGAGCATGTTGAGCATACGTTCGGCGTGACGTACTCTGTCGGTCATATTCGTCGTCTCCTCCGTGACCTGCAGTCTTCGTGAAACTAGCGCGCTTTTCATTTCCAACTCGTTCTATCGATTCAGGAATTTGTCTCCGGCACCTTGAGGCGGAACGTATTTACTAACACGTACTCACGTATCTAACGTTCAATGAGTAGTGACGAGAGCGAAACGCCGAGACGAGGTCGTCGAAGCAAGGTCCAACGACTCATCGACGAGTACGACCTCGACGGCGAGGGTGAACGCTTAGAAGACCTGTGGACGGCGAATCGGGAGGAGCGTCTGAGTCTCCGTGAACTCGCTGACGACTTTAACCGGCGACTCCTTCGCGCAGTCATGGTCGAGGTGGGGATGAATCCGCTTGACGGCGAGGTAGCCAATACGTATCGACTCCTGACAGACGATGATGTCTCGAGCGGGATGCAGACGCAGGCCAGACAGACGCTTGAGCGCGAGGGGGTCGATGTGGATGATCTCCAGAAGAACTTCGTTTCACACCAGGCAATACACACGTATCTAACGAAGTACCGCGGTGTTACACAGGATAAACAAACCGACGAGGATCGTATCCAGAAAGGTCTCGACACCATCCAACGCCTCCGGAGCCGGACGGCAGCTGTCTCCGAGAACATTGTCGAAAACCTCGTGAGTACGGGTCGCATACATGTCGGCGATTTCGAAGTC harbors:
- a CDS encoding orc1/cdc6 family replication initiation protein encodes the protein MALFERDNDIYRDRDALREDYQPEQLVGRDEELRTYQAALQPVINGEQPNNVFLYGKTGVGKTAATKYLLSHLREDAAQYDDIDLSVTFLNCDGLTSSYQIATRLVNSLRSESNQISTTGYPLASVYEMLWEELDDRAGTVLVVLDEIDHVNDDSILYQLPRARANGNLEVAKIGLIGISNDFSFRDDLSPKVKSSLCEQEIHFPAYNAENLRAILEQRAEVAFHDGVLSEEVIPLCAAYGAKDAGDARQSIDLLMKAGDLARDEDTETIEEDHVRRGRRALERGRIKEGINGLTEHGHLVLYALLTLDLEDETPIRSRDVRPRYTRFAELANRDPLVPRRMRDHLSELAMLGIVSVTERNEGRRGGTYREYALDMDVELILSAMSDTVELVGVHDSIDPYLDDGDKPTTLDEFHGT
- a CDS encoding helix-turn-helix domain-containing protein, with product MVKLDDVDPDELRRTLAEVDSAKEAKRLVVALDYLDDVPVSVLADRYGIPRSTLYYWLDRFETESIEEAITDEDRPGRPRKLDEEDRNRLRSHLDTTPREYNYDADEWTPELVREHVEHTFGVTYSVGHIRRLLRDLQSS
- the rdfA gene encoding rod-determining factor RdfA, with product MSSDESETPRRGRRSKVQRLIDEYDLDGEGERLEDLWTANREERLSLRELADDFNRRLLRAVMVEVGMNPLDGEVANTYRLLTDDDVSSGMQTQARQTLEREGVDVDDLQKNFVSHQAIHTYLTKYRGVTQDKQTDEDRIQKGLDTIQRLRSRTAAVSENIVENLVSTGRIHVGDFEVLVDVRVFCRDCGTQYDVQDLLEEGQCECGGDIVSTGSEADVSE